Sequence from the Rhabdothermincola salaria genome:
TGTTGCGAGAGGCGCGCGACGAGGCCCAGCGGATGCGAGCCGATGCCGAGAGCATCCTGGTGGAGCGCACCGAGGAGGCCGAGGCGGAGGTGGCCCGCATCCGCGCCACCGCCGACGGGGTGAAGGAGCAGGCCGAGCTCGATGCCGACAGCCTGCGATCGGCGGCGGCGGCGTTGCGCGACGAGGCCGAGGCCGAGGCGGCCTCCTTGCGCGACGAGGTGGCCGCCGAGATCGCCGCCCAGCGCGAGGCCGTCGAGGCCGAGGTGGCCGAACGGCGGGAACGGGGCGAGGAGGACGCCGCCGAGCTCACCGAGGCCGGTCGTCTGGAAGGCCGCGAGATGGTGGCCGAGGCCCAGCGCGTCCGGCAGCGGATGCTCGACGACCTGGCCCGCCGTCGCAAGCTGCTGCGCCAGCAGATCGAGCAGCTGCAGGCCGGGCGCGACCGGCTCCTCTCCGCGTACGACGTGGTCCGCCAGACCCTCGACGTGGCCACCGAGGAGCTGCACGTCGCCCTGCCGGAGGCGAAGCTGGCCGCCGAGACGGCCAGCCTGCAGGCGACGGAGGACGACGTCGCGTTCGCAGCCGAGGTGGAGGCGGCCAGCCGGGAGGAGGCGGTCGGCGATGAGGGCGAGCAGCCCCCGGTCGGCGACGACGCCGGCGCCGAGCGCCAGGACCAGGACGCCGATGCGACCGTCGCCGCCGACGCCGAGGCGTCCGACGCAGACGACGCGGGTGGCGGGGACGTGCCGGTCGGCGGCCTCGACGACGAGTCCGGGACGGACGACGTCGAGCACGCCCCCGTCGGGTCCGATGAAGCACCCGACGACGCCGAGGGTACGAGCGGGGACGGCGAGGCGACGATCGCCGAGGAGCCGGCGCCGCCCGTCGACGTCGACGATGGCGACGAGCCGAGCGATACCGACGAGTCGAGCGCCGCCGACGGCGGGCGGCGGGCGCCCGATCCGAGCGAAGGCCGCCATTCGACCTCCGTGAGGGTCGTGCGGTCCGAGCGGGCCGAGCGCACCGCGGCGGTCTTCGCCCAGGTGCGCGACGACGAGGAAGAGGCGCCGGGCGCAGCGGTGCTCACCCATCCGGGCGAGACGTCGGCCGGCCCGGGTGCCGGTGAGGCGACCGAAGGGCCCGAGGGGTCCGCGGGCGACGAGGACGAGAGACGTGAGGTCCACCCGCTCATCGAGGCTCGCGACCTCGCTGTCGCCGAGCTCGAGCGCAACCTGTCGCGTCGGCTCAAGCGCGACCTGTCCGACGAGCAGAACGAGCTGCTCGACGCCGTCCGCCAGGTGAAGGGTTCTCCCGCCGCGGAGACCGTGCTGAGCGCACCCGACGTGCAGGTCGAGCGCTACCGCGACCTGGCTCGTCCCCTCCTGGCCGACGCCGCCGAGGCCGGCGCCGAGCTGGCGGGTTCCGAGGGCGGGGGTGAGGTGGCCACCGACGTCGACGAGCTGGCGGGCGACCTGGCCATGGAGCTGGCGTTGCCGCTGCGTGAACGGCTGGAGCGGTGCTTCGCCGAGGCCGAGGGCGATCCCGACGAGCTCGCCGAGCGCATCCGGGCCTGCTACCGCGAGTGGAAGTCCCAGCGGGTCGACGGTCCGGCGTCGGCGGCGGTCGTCGCCGCGGCCGACCGGGGCCTGCTCGACGCCCTGGCCGACGGCACGCCGGTGCGGTGGGTCGTCGACGATGGCCGCACCGCCTCTCCCGACTGCGAGGACAACGCCCTCGCCGAGGGCGTCGTGAAGGGCGAGCCCTTCCCGACCGGGCACGTGGCGCCCCCGGTGCACCCGTCGTGCCGTTGCCTGGTCGTGCCCGTGAGCGCCCACTGAGGGCTTTCGGCACCCGAACGGTCGCCCCGCTCCTACGGCGGCGGGATTCACCCATAGGCTGACCGGCGATGCGCGTCCCCACCGACATGCCGAAAAGGCGCCGCCGTGGCTCAGGCCGCGGCCGCGTCGTCTTCATCGCCATCGTCCTCGTCCTGTTCGTCCTCGTGATCTCGTTGCGAGGCGTTGCTGGGTTCTGGACGGACTACCTGTGGTTCGAGTCGCTCGACCTGACCTCGGTCTTCACGGGGATCCTCGGGGCCAAGATCGCGCTCGGTGTCATCTTCACCGGCGCCTTCTTCGTGTTGTGCTTCGTGAGCCTCACGGTGGCCGACAAGGTGGCACCGGACTTCCGGCCCCAGGGGCCCGAGGACGAGATGCTGCACCGCTACCACTCGGTGGTGGGCCGCAAGGCGTGGCTGGTGCGCGCCGGCATCTCACTGCTGTTCGGCCTGGTCGCCGGGGTGGGCGTGTCGGGCCAGTGGCAGCAGTGGCTGCTGTTCCGCAACGGTGGCGACTTCGGTGTCCGCGACGCCACGTTCGACACCGACGTCGGCTTCTACGTGTTCAAGCTGCCCTTCTACACGACGGTGGTCGACTGGCTGTTCGCCTCGGGCGTCGTCATCCTCATCATCACCCTGGTGGCCCACTACCTCAACGGCGGGATCCGCCTGCAGGCTCCGGTGCAGCGGGTGACTCCGGCGGTGAAGGGCCACATCTCGGTGATCCTGGCCCTGTTGGCGCTGGTCAAGGCGGTCGACTACTGGCTCGAGCGCTACACGCTGACGAACTCCACGGGCGGCACCGTCGACGGGGCCACCTACACCGAGGTGCAGGCCCAGCTCCCGGCGATCTACCTGCTGTTGTTCATCGCCCTGCTCTCCACCGGGCTGTTCATCTACAACATCTGGCGGCGGGGTTGGGTGCTCCCCGTCATCGCCGTGGGGTTGTGGGGCCTGGTGGCGGTCGTGGCCGGCACCGCCTACCCGGCGTTCATCCAGCGCTTCGTGGTGGAGCCCGAGGAGTCCGAGCGCGAGTCCGCTTACATCGAGCAGAACATCGCTGCCACCCGCCAGGCCTTCGGCCTCGACGGGGTCAACACCGAACCGTTCGACTACACCGAGGACCTCGGGGCCGCCACCGAGGCGGTCAACGAGAACCCCGGCACCATCCGCAACATCCGCCTGCTCGACCCGGGCATCGTGCTGCCCACCTTCGTGCGGTTGCAGAGCCAGTTCGCGGCCTACACCTTCCAGGACCTCGACGTCGACCGCTATCCCATCGAGACGGCCGACGGCAGCTTCGCCGAGACCCAGGTCGTCATCGGCGCTCGCGACCTCAACGTCGACAACATCCCCCAGCAGTCGTGGGAGGGCCGTCACCTCATCTACACCAGCGGCTTCGGCGTGACCATGGCGCCGGCCAACGCCACCACCCCCGAAGGCCGTCCGTCGTTCGTGCTCGAGAACGTGCCGGTGGAGGTGAACCCGCCGGGCGCCATCAACGTGCCGCTCGACCAGCCGCAGATGTTCTACGGCCAGAACCTGCCCGGCTACGCCATCACCAACACCACGCGTGAGGGTCCGCCCGAGCTCGAGGAGGAGATCGGCGAGGAGGCGGTCCCCCAGGACGAGGACGCCGGCGGCGGGGTCGAGCTCAGCTCCTGGTTCCGCAAGGCCGCGTTCGCGGCCCGCTTCGGCGACTGGAACCTGATGATCTCCAACTTCGTCACCGAGGAGTCGCGCATCGTCTTCCAGCGCGACGTCGCCGAGCGGGTGCGCACCCTGGCGCCGTTCCTCGAGTTCGACGGCGACCCCTACCCGGTGATCCACGACGGACGGGTGGTGTACCTGTTCGACGCCTTCACCACCACCGACCGCTACCCCAACTCCCAGCGGGCCGAGGTGGGCACCCTGGTGGCCGACTCCACCCTTTCGGGCACGCGCTTCAACTACGTGCGCAACTCCGTCAAGGGCGTCGTCGACACCTACGACGGCTCGGTCACGTTCTACGTGATCGACCCCGACGACCCTCTCGCGGCCGCCTATCAGCAGGCCTTCCCCGACCTGTTCGCCGACGGCGACGAGTTCCCCCAGGGTCTGCGCGCCCACTGGCGCTACCCGGAGGACATCTACAAGGTCCAGACCAACATGTGGGCCCGCTACCACATCACCGATCCGGACGAGTTCTACGAGCGCACCACCGCCTGGTCGGTGGCCCCCGACCCCGGGGTGAGCCCAGGTGGCCCGGCGTCGCAGCCCGCCACCCAGCTGGTGCCCGGCCAGGGCCTGGTGCGCGCCGCCGAGGCCCGCATCGACCCCTACTACATGCTGTTGAAGCTGCCCGGCGAGGACGACGAGAGCTTCGTGTCGTTGCGCCCCTACGTGCCGTTCTCCGAGGACGACACCCGGCGCACCCTCACCGCGTTCATGGTCGCCCACAGCGACCCTGATCGCTACGGCGAGATGCAGGTGTACGAGATGCCCTCGGGCACCAACATCGACGGCCCGTCCATCGTCAACGCCAACATCCTCGCCGACGGCGAAGTCTCCGAACGGATCTCGTTGCTCAACCAACAGGGCTCGCGGGTGCTGTTGGGCAACATGTTGTTGATCCCGCTCGACGACTCGATCCTCTACGTCCGCCCGATGTACGTCGAAGCCGACAACACCACTGCGGTGCCCGAGCTGCGCAACGTCATCGCCGTGTTCGGCCAGCGGGTGGTGATGTCCGACACGCTCGACGAGGCGTTGCGCGAACTGTTCCCCGGCGCCAGCCCGGAGACCTTCGAGGACACGGGGGACCCACCCGGCTCCGACGAGGAGCCGGCGGAGCCCGCCCCCGAGGAACCCGACGATCCGGACACGCCGCCGACGACGGAGCCGCCGTCCACCGGCGACGAGACGGTCGACCAGTTGCTGGCCGATGCCGCCACCCTGCTGGTCGAGGCCGAGGCCGATCTGCGGGCCACCGGCGACCTGGGGGCCTACCAGGAAGCGGTGCAAGCGGCCTCGGAGCTGCTGGCGCAGGCCCAGCAGCTGCTGTCGGCCGACGCGCTGCCACCCCCGGAGCCGGTGACCACCACCACCAGACCACCCACCCCGACCTGACGCCGGCCGCGCTGGTGCGCGGCGCCAGGTGGTCGGGATCGGCGCGAGCAGTGGCTTCCCGGTCGCGCCCTGGTGGAGGGGCTAACCTCTCGACGTCCCACGGGTGCCCGTGGGCGGGAACGACACATGGAGCACGTGCGAATGAACAAGACCCTGGGACGACTGGGTGTCGCCGCGGCGGCCACGGCCATGGTGGTGGGCCTCTCGGGGCTGCCCGCCGGGGCCGGCGACATCTCGGGCAACATCATGGTGACCGGTGAGGCCACCTGCGACACGGCCACCGGCACGTGGGACATCGAGTGGACCGTGTCGAACGACGAGCGGATTCCCCAGCTGACGTCCACGCCGTCCGGCATCGACTTCCCCTTCCTCACCGCCACCATCGACGACGCGGTGATGTCCGGCGCCGCCACCGGCACGGTCGCCGACCTGATCGGCGACTCGGTCGGCCCGCAGGAGTCCACCAGCGCCACGGTCACCGGCATCGCCAACGCCACCGGCGACGTGATGCTCACGGTCGACTACAGCTGGGGCGAGGGCGAGCAGACCTACTCCGGCGTCGCCGTCGGCGATGTCACCCTCGACGGCTCCTGCACGCCGCCGCCCACCACGTCGGCGCCGAGCACGACCGTGGAGCCGACCACCACGACGGCGGTGGCGGCCGATGCGGTGGCGGCCCGCCCGACCTTCACCGGCTGATCGGTCGCGGTCGCTGTCGGTGCGAGAGAGGGGCCCTGCGGGGCTCCTCTCTCGCGTCCGGCACCGCGCCGCTGGTCGTCTCGGGGCCTGCGGCGACCCTCGACACGGGTGAGGTGGGCGCGTTAGCGTCCGGGCGTGCTTCCCGACGGGGGGAGGGCAGACGAATCAGGAGAGTTGGCCCATGAAGTTGTCCTCACGAGTCGGCGTGGCCGGCGCGGCCGTTGCCATGGTGGCCGGGCTCACCGCGCTGCCGGCCTCTGCGGGAATCCCGCAGGTCGACGTCACGGTCACGGGTGAGGCCACCTGCAACCTGGCCACCGGCCACGAGACGTGGACGCTCGCGTGGACGGTGTCGAACACGACGCCCGTGCTGGAGCCGTTTGCGCTCAACAGCCCAGCCGGCGGCATCGGCACGGCGATCGACATCACCTCGGCCGACCAGTCCGGCGCCTGGACCGGTTCCGTCGACACCCTCGTGGGCGAGACGGTCCTCCCCGGCGACTCGGTCATGGGCACCGACGGGCCGGTCCCCAACACCACCGGCACGGTGACGCTCACCGTTGGCTACGACTTCTACAACGGCGATGCCAGCGGTGAGGCCGTGGGGACCATCGAGCTCGACGGGTCGTGCGAGGCCGAGCCCACCACCACCACGACGACCGTGGAGTCGACCACCACCACGGCGGTGGCGGCCGATGCGGTGGCCGCCCGCCCCACCTTCACCGGCTGATCGACGGTCGAGACCGGTTCGTGGAGAGGGGCCCTGCGGGGCCCCTCTCTCGCGTCCGGGCCTTCAGGCCCTGGCCGGTGCGGGCGGTGCGCCCGGCAGGAACGGGTTGATGTCGCCGGCCAGCCAGCCGCCGTCGACGACGAACTCACCGCCCGTGCAGTAGCTGGCCTCGTCGGAGGCGAGGAACAGCACCATGGCTGCGATCTCCTCGGGCATGGCCGAGCGTTGCAGGGCGAGCTGGGAGTGGGCGGCGTCGAGCATCTTCTTGCTGATGTCGCCATTCATGGGGGTGAAGACGCCGCCGGGGTGCACGGAGTTGACCCGGATGCGGTGTTGGCCGAGCTCGAGGGCGGCGGTCTTGGTCATCGAGCGGATGGCGCCCTTGGAGCTGGAGTAGGCGACGAGGGAGTTCTTGGAGCCGATGCCGTCGATCGACGAGATGTTGACGATGGAGCCCCCGCCGGACCGGGTCATGGGCTCGATGGCCGAGCGCATCCCCAGGAAGGTGCCGACCTGGTTGACCATGATGACCTGGAGGTACTCCTCCAGGGTGGTGTCGGCGATGCTCGTGAAGCGCAGGATGGCGGCGTTGTTGACCAGCACCGACAGCGGGCCGACCTCCTCGGTGGCGGCGATCGCCGCGGCCCAGTCGTCCTCCTGGGACACGTCGAGGTGCACGTAGCGGGCCCGCTCGCCGATGTCGGCGGCCACGGCCTCGCCCTCGGCGTCGAGCACGTCGGCGAGCACCACCTGGGCGCCCTCGGCCGCGAAGAGGCGGGCCTCGGCCTCGCCCTGCCCCCGGGCGGCGCCGGTGATGAGCGCCACCTTGCCGTCGAGTCGGCCGGGTCGGTGGGTGGGGGAGTCGGTGCTGGTCATGGGGTCCTCTCGGGAGGGTCGTGGTGAGCGCGGGTGCCGGGCTCGCTCGCGCTAGGCGTCGAGCTCGGACCAGGTCCGCTCGGGGTAGAGCGAGACGGCGGGCTCGTGGAGCCACTCGTCGCGCAGGGCGCGGCGGGTGAGGTAGGTGATGACGGCGTCGTCGTCGAACGTGCCGGTGCGGATGAGGTCGTCGAGGGCCTGCAGCCCCTCGGCTTTGGTGGCGGGCCGGGCGCCGAGGAGCGGCGCCATCTCGTCGCACTCGACGGCGTCGATGATCGCCCCGTAGCGGCGGCGCCGGTCCATGAGGCGGATGAGGCGGGTGGCGTCGGTGGCGCGTGACGCAGCGAAGGCGTCGGTGAGCTTGGGGGCCACGTCGCGCTCGATGGAGTACACGGCGGCGGCGGCGACGATGTCCTTGGCGCCCTCGGCGGCGGGCATCTCCGGCACCTCGACGGCGACGCCCGCCGCCTCGGCGAGCGCCTGGCAGGTGGCCCGATCGCCCAGGTAGCGGTAGCAGAGGTACCAGGCCAGCGACTCCCGAGGGTGGGCATTCTCGGTGACCGCGTGGATCGGGATCATGCCGCGCACGTTCTGTTGCACCCGGTAGTACTGGGCCGCGAAGCGGGTGTAGGGGATGCCGGACTCCTGCTCGTAGAGGTGGAAGAGCCCGTCCAGCCCGCCGGAGGGGTTCCAGAACTCGCGCACGCAGATGTTGCCGATGTCCTCGAGGGGGTCGCCGTAGTGGGCCCACTCGAGGTCGATGATGGCGCTCACCCGGTCGCCGTCGAACATGAAGTTCACCGGGCCGGTGTCGCCCTGCACCAGCGAGAGGCGGTGCAGCTCGGTGGGGGCGTTCCGTCGCAGCCAGCTCACCCCGTAGGTGATGAGCGGCTCGGTGTAGTGCTCGAGGAAGCCCTGCCACTGCTCGAGGGCCAGGTCCACGTCGTTGAGGGCGGCCTCGGCGGGGGTGGTGGGCAGGTAGGGCATGGCATCGGCCAGGCCGAGCTCGTCGAGGTCGAGGGTGTGCATGCGGGCGATGACCCGGATGAAGTCCTCCATGACCGCTCGTTGCTGGACGGGGTCGTCGAGGGCGTCGATGTCGGAGCGGCCCCGGACCCGTTCGAACAGGGTGCAGCGCAGTTCGTCGTTGCGGCCGTACACGGCCGGCACCGGGATGTCGGTGTCAGCCAGGGCCTGGATGACCTTGGTCTCTCGCACGAGCGACGTGGAGGAGTTGGCCGGCACCTCGTGGCGGTCGAGGCGCAGGAACCCCTCGAGCACCGAGCCGTCGGGCCGGGTCACGTCGACCACCCACGCCTCGCGCCGGGCCACGTGGCGTTCGAGACGGGTGATCTCCCCGCCGCCTGTCTGCGCGATCCACTCGAACATCCCGTCCGGCAGATCGTGATCTGGTGCCATTGGTCCTCCCCCGGGCGGCGATCGTAGTCAGCGCCCGGGTGGTGGGAGCGCTCGGGGTGGGATTCCGGAGACGTCGGCGCCCGGGGGAGGGGCCGCGCCGACGGGACGGCACCGGCTCACGGTGGTTCCCCGGGACGTGCCCGGTGTTCAGCACGGCTCAGGGAACCGCAGCACGAGCTTGCCCACCGCCTCGCCGGCGTCCACCGTCTCGAGCGCGTCGGGCAGATCGTCGAAGGCCACCGCGGTGGTGGCGTCGCGGAGGCGGCCATCGGCGCGGAGAGCAAGGAGCGCCTCGTGGTCGGCCTCGTTCTCGGCCCGGGGGAGCCCGCCGGCGAACACGCCGACGAGCGAGACGTTGCGACGAACCAGCTCGGCGGTGTCGGGCCGCACCCAGGCGCCGCTGGCGAAGCCGACGGCGAGGAGCCGGCCTCCAGGGGCGAGGCCGCGCACGGTGGCGTCGGCCGCGGGCCCGCCGACCGGGTCGTAGACCACGTCGACGCCGGCGCCACCGGTGGTGTCGAGCGCCGCGGCGGGCACGTCGTGGGTGGTGCGGTCGATGACGGTGTGGGCGCCCAGACGGCGACAGAGTTCGGCCTTCTCCGGGCCGGAGACCACCGCGAGCACCTCGGCGCCGAGCGCCCGGCCCAGAGAGACGGCGGCGGCGCCGGACCCGCCGGCGGCACCGAGCACGAGCAGCCGCTCGCCAGGCTCGAGGTGGCCGCGACGGACGAGGCCGATCCAGGCGGTGGAGTAGCCGATGCGGAAGGCGGCGGCTTCCGCGTCGCCCATGTCGTCGGGCACCCGGTAGGCGGTGTCGGCCCGGGCGATGGTGGCTTCGGCGAAGCCGCCTCGACCGTCGTAGAAGTTGGTGACCACCATCAGGCGACTGCCGACCAGGGCGGGATCGACCCCCTCGCCCACCGCGTCGACCGTGCCGCAGACCTCCTGGCCGGCGACGAAGGGCAGCTCGGGTCGGAAGGCGTAGGTGCCGTGGCACAGGAAGGCGTCGGGCCGTCCGATGGCCGCGGCGTGCACCCGCAGGCGGAGCTCACCGGCCCCGGGAGTGGGCTCGTCGACGTCGGTGAGACGGAGGGCCTCACGAGGGGCGGCGTTGCGGTGGACCTGCCAGGCACGCATGCGGACGGACGCTACCGGGGTCGCCGGTCGTGAGGTCGGGTGACGGCTGGGTCGGCGCTGTCGGGTTGGCGATCGTTCGGCGTCCCCGGTAGATTCATCCGCACGCCGCGGGGTGGAGCAGTCTGGTAGCTCGTCGGGCTCATAACCCGAAGGTCGCAGGTTCAAATCCTGCCCCCGCCACCAACGAAACAGCAGGTCAGGGCCCATCCGAGAGGATGGGCCCTCGCCGTTTCCGGACCGACTTCTAACGGATCTTCTAACGGGTTGCGGCTCTCAACGGGTTCCCTGCAGCCAGGACACGAACCCAAGGCCCGTGCCCGTGTCCGTCGATCGGGGGTCAGGATCCGTCCAACGCCCTCCGCGGTCGATCAAACTCGCATCGGCGATGATCGAGCCGATGGCGGAAGGCGACTGGCGTGCGCATCAGCAGGCTGACGGTTTGCAATCACTTGGCGGTACCTGAGATTGACATCGAGGTGCGAGAGCACCTCGTGCTCGTAGGTCCCAACGAGTCTGGCAAGACCTCATTGTTGAGGCTTCTGGATGGGATGCTGTGCGGGTCCCTTGGCAGGCTCTACGGCCTCATTGACGTCGGGGACCTACGAGACCCGAGCCGACCGATGACCTGCGAGATTGAGTTCAGGGACTTCACTGAGGACGAGAAGGCATCCTTGCCGGAGCAGATCGAGGTGCTCCCCGACAGCGCTCAGAGATTGCGCCTACTGCTGCGTGCAACTCCGGATCCCGCTGGTGACGAAGTCGCCCTGGAAAGGGTGTTCATCAAGCCGGGTCTTGCGATTGCCGCTACTGCAGCGCACCTCGAATGCGTCGGTTGGACGCTCCTGCCTGCTGGAAGATCCCCCGATCGGGAGCTGGGGGCAGGGCGACGTAGCGCCATTGGTGGACTTCTCGGCTCCGTGGACCTCGGAGCTTCGCTCTCAGAGATCGTGTCGGCGGTCGAGAACCTCCACGGCGTGGTCCATGACGCGCCTGCCTTGGTGAAACTCAGGGAGAGCCTGGCTTCCGCGCTCGGTGAACTGCTTCCGAGGGGTGTTGAGGCCGACGATCTCGTGCTCGAGCTTCCTCGCGCCGATGCCCACGCCCCACTCGCCGATGTCGACGTGAAGCTGAAGCACGGGACAGCGCCTCGTCCGCTCCGAGACCAATCGGACGGTGTCCGTGCCATGTCGACTGTCGCCATTCAACTTCTCGCAAGGGGTGGGGCCCGGATCATCGCTGTGGACGAACCTGAGATTCATCTTCATCCACGCGCTCAGGCGCGAACAGGGTCGATGCTCCGCGACAAGGCCGGGCAGGCGGTCATTGCTACCCACGCTCCTGCTGTACTCACGCAGTTCTCCCCCATGCACGCTGTCGCGTTCGTTGGTGGCGCATGCCGGCAGCTCTCCGTCGAGCCGTTCCACGACGAACCGAAGGCGGCAGACCAGTGGTGGACGACGCCGACGCTTGAGCCGCTCACCAGCCGGTGTGTGGTGCTCGTTGAAGGAGTCGCCGACCGAGTGATGGTCGAGGCATGCGCTATTGCACTTGGGTTCGACTTCGATCGACTCGGCATTGTCGTTGCGGCCGTAAACGGCGCTGGCGGGTTCAAGATGGCCCTCCGGTTGTTCGGAGCCCAGGGCTTTGGCGTTCCGCTCGTCGGCCTGGTGGACCTGAGTGAAGCCGATGATGTGGCCAAGTACCTGGGAATCAATCGCTCGGAGGTGCCTGGAGCGGGATTCCTGATCTGCGACCCGGACCTCGAGATGGAGTGCGTCCGGGGGTTGGGAGCGGAAGCCCACGCCAGACGCCTGATCGCGACGGGATTCTTCAAGGAGTCGGCTATCTGCGCTGGCAACAGCGTGGCTGGTCTTGCCTCCCTCCAGAACGAGCCCTACGCCGCCTGGTGTCGCACTCGCAAGACCGAGGTCGCAGCGGCGCTAGCGTCCGAACTGACCAAGTCCGATGCATCGAGCCTTGAGGTCCTCGCCGCTGTCGTGGCCGATGCTGTGGCCAGGGTTTGATGGCGACGGTCGTGGATCCACCGTGGTACGAGACTCACGAACTCAGCTCGGCGTTGGTTCTCGCGCCTCCAGGATGCGGCAAGACCGAGAGCCTCGCTCGATGGGTCGAGTCGCTTGTCGACCGCGGCCTGGTCAATTCGCCTAAGCGCATCCTCGGCCTCACGTTCTCGAACAAGGCCAAGGCGAATCTTCGAGCTCGCTTGAAAGCCCACCTCGGTACCAGGTGGTACCGCCATGCCCTCGTAACCAACTTCCACGGGCTGGCATACCGGGTCTATCAGCACCATGCGGGCGCAATCGGGCGTGTGCCGCTAGAGATAGCGCCTCAACGAGGGTGGCTCAAGGGCTTCACCAACGGGATCGTCAAGTCCACCGGATGTGACTCGGCTGAGCTCGCCTGTGTGCTTCGCTCCGCCAAGTGCGGACCGTTCGATGACGAGCAGGTGTTGGCGCGGCTCGAGGCCGCCGGGCTGCACGCTGCGATGGAGTACGAAGCGGCGCTTCGGGCGCAGAACAGGGT
This genomic interval carries:
- a CDS encoding ATP-dependent nuclease — translated: MRISRLTVCNHLAVPEIDIEVREHLVLVGPNESGKTSLLRLLDGMLCGSLGRLYGLIDVGDLRDPSRPMTCEIEFRDFTEDEKASLPEQIEVLPDSAQRLRLLLRATPDPAGDEVALERVFIKPGLAIAATAAHLECVGWTLLPAGRSPDRELGAGRRSAIGGLLGSVDLGASLSEIVSAVENLHGVVHDAPALVKLRESLASALGELLPRGVEADDLVLELPRADAHAPLADVDVKLKHGTAPRPLRDQSDGVRAMSTVAIQLLARGGARIIAVDEPEIHLHPRAQARTGSMLRDKAGQAVIATHAPAVLTQFSPMHAVAFVGGACRQLSVEPFHDEPKAADQWWTTPTLEPLTSRCVVLVEGVADRVMVEACAIALGFDFDRLGIVVAAVNGAGGFKMALRLFGAQGFGVPLVGLVDLSEADDVAKYLGINRSEVPGAGFLICDPDLEMECVRGLGAEAHARRLIATGFFKESAICAGNSVAGLASLQNEPYAAWCRTRKTEVAAALASELTKSDASSLEVLAAVVADAVARV
- a CDS encoding phosphotransferase family protein, yielding MFEWIAQTGGGEITRLERHVARREAWVVDVTRPDGSVLEGFLRLDRHEVPANSSTSLVRETKVIQALADTDIPVPAVYGRNDELRCTLFERVRGRSDIDALDDPVQQRAVMEDFIRVIARMHTLDLDELGLADAMPYLPTTPAEAALNDVDLALEQWQGFLEHYTEPLITYGVSWLRRNAPTELHRLSLVQGDTGPVNFMFDGDRVSAIIDLEWAHYGDPLEDIGNICVREFWNPSGGLDGLFHLYEQESGIPYTRFAAQYYRVQQNVRGMIPIHAVTENAHPRESLAWYLCYRYLGDRATCQALAEAAGVAVEVPEMPAAEGAKDIVAAAAVYSIERDVAPKLTDAFAASRATDATRLIRLMDRRRRYGAIIDAVECDEMAPLLGARPATKAEGLQALDDLIRTGTFDDDAVITYLTRRALRDEWLHEPAVSLYPERTWSELDA
- a CDS encoding DivIVA domain-containing protein; protein product: MAQDSSAPIDPDDIIKQSFTTVRRGLDPLEVQRYLLDLANQMRAARERERALEGQLRDAEKRATPIDQLDPSRLTALLGEETARVLDAARAAASEIRAKAEENVARLLREARDEAQRMRADAESILVERTEEAEAEVARIRATADGVKEQAELDADSLRSAAAALRDEAEAEAASLRDEVAAEIAAQREAVEAEVAERRERGEEDAAELTEAGRLEGREMVAEAQRVRQRMLDDLARRRKLLRQQIEQLQAGRDRLLSAYDVVRQTLDVATEELHVALPEAKLAAETASLQATEDDVAFAAEVEAASREEAVGDEGEQPPVGDDAGAERQDQDADATVAADAEASDADDAGGGDVPVGGLDDESGTDDVEHAPVGSDEAPDDAEGTSGDGEATIAEEPAPPVDVDDGDEPSDTDESSAADGGRRAPDPSEGRHSTSVRVVRSERAERTAAVFAQVRDDEEEAPGAAVLTHPGETSAGPGAGEATEGPEGSAGDEDERREVHPLIEARDLAVAELERNLSRRLKRDLSDEQNELLDAVRQVKGSPAAETVLSAPDVQVERYRDLARPLLADAAEAGAELAGSEGGGEVATDVDELAGDLAMELALPLRERLERCFAEAEGDPDELAERIRACYREWKSQRVDGPASAAVVAAADRGLLDALADGTPVRWVVDDGRTASPDCEDNALAEGVVKGEPFPTGHVAPPVHPSCRCLVVPVSAH
- a CDS encoding glucose 1-dehydrogenase; translated protein: MTSTDSPTHRPGRLDGKVALITGAARGQGEAEARLFAAEGAQVVLADVLDAEGEAVAADIGERARYVHLDVSQEDDWAAAIAATEEVGPLSVLVNNAAILRFTSIADTTLEEYLQVIMVNQVGTFLGMRSAIEPMTRSGGGSIVNISSIDGIGSKNSLVAYSSSKGAIRSMTKTAALELGQHRIRVNSVHPGGVFTPMNGDISKKMLDAAHSQLALQRSAMPEEIAAMVLFLASDEASYCTGGEFVVDGGWLAGDINPFLPGAPPAPARA
- a CDS encoding NADPH:quinone oxidoreductase family protein; translated protein: MRAWQVHRNAAPREALRLTDVDEPTPGAGELRLRVHAAAIGRPDAFLCHGTYAFRPELPFVAGQEVCGTVDAVGEGVDPALVGSRLMVVTNFYDGRGGFAEATIARADTAYRVPDDMGDAEAAAFRIGYSTAWIGLVRRGHLEPGERLLVLGAAGGSGAAAVSLGRALGAEVLAVVSGPEKAELCRRLGAHTVIDRTTHDVPAAALDTTGGAGVDVVYDPVGGPAADATVRGLAPGGRLLAVGFASGAWVRPDTAELVRRNVSLVGVFAGGLPRAENEADHEALLALRADGRLRDATTAVAFDDLPDALETVDAGEAVGKLVLRFPEPC
- a CDS encoding UPF0182 family protein yields the protein MRVPTDMPKRRRRGSGRGRVVFIAIVLVLFVLVISLRGVAGFWTDYLWFESLDLTSVFTGILGAKIALGVIFTGAFFVLCFVSLTVADKVAPDFRPQGPEDEMLHRYHSVVGRKAWLVRAGISLLFGLVAGVGVSGQWQQWLLFRNGGDFGVRDATFDTDVGFYVFKLPFYTTVVDWLFASGVVILIITLVAHYLNGGIRLQAPVQRVTPAVKGHISVILALLALVKAVDYWLERYTLTNSTGGTVDGATYTEVQAQLPAIYLLLFIALLSTGLFIYNIWRRGWVLPVIAVGLWGLVAVVAGTAYPAFIQRFVVEPEESERESAYIEQNIAATRQAFGLDGVNTEPFDYTEDLGAATEAVNENPGTIRNIRLLDPGIVLPTFVRLQSQFAAYTFQDLDVDRYPIETADGSFAETQVVIGARDLNVDNIPQQSWEGRHLIYTSGFGVTMAPANATTPEGRPSFVLENVPVEVNPPGAINVPLDQPQMFYGQNLPGYAITNTTREGPPELEEEIGEEAVPQDEDAGGGVELSSWFRKAAFAARFGDWNLMISNFVTEESRIVFQRDVAERVRTLAPFLEFDGDPYPVIHDGRVVYLFDAFTTTDRYPNSQRAEVGTLVADSTLSGTRFNYVRNSVKGVVDTYDGSVTFYVIDPDDPLAAAYQQAFPDLFADGDEFPQGLRAHWRYPEDIYKVQTNMWARYHITDPDEFYERTTAWSVAPDPGVSPGGPASQPATQLVPGQGLVRAAEARIDPYYMLLKLPGEDDESFVSLRPYVPFSEDDTRRTLTAFMVAHSDPDRYGEMQVYEMPSGTNIDGPSIVNANILADGEVSERISLLNQQGSRVLLGNMLLIPLDDSILYVRPMYVEADNTTAVPELRNVIAVFGQRVVMSDTLDEALRELFPGASPETFEDTGDPPGSDEEPAEPAPEEPDDPDTPPTTEPPSTGDETVDQLLADAATLLVEAEADLRATGDLGAYQEAVQAASELLAQAQQLLSADALPPPEPVTTTTRPPTPT